CTTGAATTCGTCGATTTCATACGCCATGCCGGCGGCCAGGATGTGATGAAGTGCTACCAGTGCGCAACCTGCTCGGTCGTCTGCGAATTGTCGCCCGAGAAGAAACCGTTTCCGCGCAAGGAGATGATCTGGGCGCAATGGGGCTTGAAAGATAAACTCATAGCCGATCCGGATGTCTGGATGTGTCACCAGTGCAATGACTGCACGGTGCACTGCCCGCGCGGAGCACGGCCGGGTGATGTGCTGGCGGCTGTCAGGTCATACGTCTTCAGCCAGAACGCATTCCCGAAATTCATGGGACGCGCGCTGGCCAGCCCGAAGGCACTCCCGATCCTGTTTTTGGTGCCGATAATCGTGATCGGAATTATCATGTTCGCGTTCAACCAGGTCAACTTTGCCGAGCTCGGTTTCGGCGACCCGGTCGACTACAACGATTTCATCCGTCATGGCTGGACCGAAGGCCTGTTTATCACAGGCAACGTGATCATCTTCGCCTTCGCCGCGGTCGGACTATTGCGTTTCTGGAAGGAGATGAAACGGACATTCCCGGGTGAACCGTCCAAAGGTTTCGTGCCGAGCGTGATCGAAACGTTTATCGAGATCGCCACGCACAGGAATTTCAATAATTGTATCACCAACAAGCCCCGTGCGGTATCGCATTTTCTGGTGCTGTTTGGATTTATCGGCTCGATGGCCACTGCCGGGCTGGCGCTTTTGTGGACTGTCGCATTGGGACATCATTCGCCAATCGATCTGCCCAACCTGATCAAGGTGCTGGGTACTGTCAGCGGTCTGGCGATGCTGATCGGGCTCGGGATCCTGCTGACCAGGCGAGCTACCGACGCGGACAAGGTCGGCGCCAACGGTTACGCCGATAAAATGTTCCTGTATATTATCGCGATTGTGGCGTTTACCG
The Candidatus Zixiibacteriota bacterium DNA segment above includes these coding regions:
- a CDS encoding heterodisulfide reductase; amino-acid sequence: MNKVCEPDLEFVDFIRHAGGQDVMKCYQCATCSVVCELSPEKKPFPRKEMIWAQWGLKDKLIADPDVWMCHQCNDCTVHCPRGARPGDVLAAVRSYVFSQNAFPKFMGRALASPKALPILFLVPIIVIGIIMFAFNQVNFAELGFGDPVDYNDFIRHGWTEGLFITGNVIIFAFAAVGLLRFWKEMKRTFPGEPSKGFVPSVIETFIEIATHRNFNNCITNKPRAVSHFLVLFGFIGSMATAGLALLWTVALGHHSPIDLPNLIKVLGTVSGLAMLIGLGILLTRRATDADKVGANGYADKMFLYIIAIVAFTGLILQFIRMAGLAHVAYITYFIHLVFVFFLLWYAPYSKFAHMFYRTLALIYVRSINRQPRRR